A genomic stretch from Edaphobacter aggregans includes:
- a CDS encoding DJ-1/PfpI family protein — MTKTANLLMLVGDYVEDYEVMVPFQALQMVGHVVHAVCPDKKAGQYVRTAIHDFEGDQTYSEKRGHNFVLNATFADIRLKDYSGLVIPGGRAPEYLRLNPRVLEIVRHFAEADMPIAALCHGPQLLAAARVIAGKRVNAYPACAPEVELAGATFVSLEVTDAIADGNLVTGPAWPAHPAWLAKFLEVLEKYLTK; from the coding sequence ATGACCAAGACGGCAAACCTGCTCATGCTAGTCGGCGACTACGTGGAAGACTACGAAGTCATGGTGCCTTTTCAAGCCCTGCAGATGGTCGGCCACGTCGTCCATGCAGTCTGCCCCGACAAGAAGGCCGGCCAGTACGTCCGCACCGCGATCCACGACTTCGAAGGCGACCAAACCTACTCCGAAAAGCGCGGCCACAACTTCGTCCTCAATGCCACCTTTGCCGACATCCGCCTCAAGGACTACAGCGGCCTTGTCATCCCCGGCGGGCGCGCACCCGAATACCTACGCCTCAACCCTCGCGTCCTCGAGATCGTCCGTCACTTCGCCGAAGCTGACATGCCCATCGCTGCCCTCTGCCATGGCCCGCAGCTCCTTGCCGCCGCCCGCGTCATTGCGGGCAAGCGCGTCAACGCCTATCCTGCCTGCGCTCCCGAAGTCGAACTAGCCGGTGCCACCTTCGTCTCCCTCGAAGTCACCGACGCCATCGCCGACGGCAACCTCGTTACCGGCCCCGCGTGGCCAGCCCATCCGGCGTGGCTCGCGAAGTTCCTCGAAGTGCTTGAAAAATATCTAACAAAATAG
- a CDS encoding serine/threonine-protein kinase, with amino-acid sequence MADQQELVEQLFDAALAMDPAERRAYLDRACGDNLELRRSVDSLLIRDEQAGSFLQHPPPGLQEKLRPTPLQSDETKGFEEIDEAIASAPAIRISPGDILGDRFLVIRFIAKGGMGEVYEVEDLHLQGVRLALKTVLPQVAGKPSMQRRFEREVLLAREVIHPNLCPIYDIFHVQLRKGQLNFLTMKLLSGETLASRISRQGRIDLPEATSIIKQVATALAAIHDAGILHRDIKASNIMLDGSGEQVRVCVMDFGLAHANLAEDYTQTSFGVAGTPAYMAPELFRGEPPSKTTDVYAFGVVAYEMLVGTLPPINVGKGLQPAQNSAFETLPPEWQQLIRGCLEPDISSRYQTIPDALTALDSSSPKVTTKRSITRRHMIEMGTGASLAAAGGIWFEWPKIDLWIHPLPEKRFVALMAWPTASSESEPIVSTVLGSIRSRLARAEAYVKNLLIITSNDLPSPTGLPTTPAESVNALGANLVLAASLQATATKVTLLLQVLDAATQHLLRRQHVSSSRAQLSTLPEKGSAAAARLLDLSEQEKSPKDADELRNVSADVFSSFSQAEQFANQPNNTGVDAAILKYSECLEKDPNFRLGYAKLAIAYIRKYYIVHDSALLTLARQNAEKAGDSAKGLFSRGLVYLYSDDTNQAMDYFVKALKADPGNPEIMLYRAHALRDLNHLPEAEQTYREILKERPNYWFANNDLGLMLFRQAKYQQAADAFDAAAMSAPDVALPMANLGNMYIAMGKRNEAKEAAEESIRRSNNYTARLVLGDIAFGDGDYKGALNNYNQAAQLRPKNHLIWRNIGDCYTMLGQPAQVRENYTKAANSMAQVLKNNPHSGPGWMTLAFYHAKIGDAAGAATDMANAESRGAIDVESQFMKVQTLAVLGKKEDATKLLLTCMDRGLSPAEVNLAVDLKDIRKDPRYISQVTKKQSPSGPATS; translated from the coding sequence ATGGCTGATCAGCAAGAGTTAGTCGAGCAGTTGTTCGATGCCGCCCTCGCAATGGATCCTGCAGAGCGGCGTGCCTATCTCGATCGAGCATGCGGCGACAATCTGGAACTCAGGCGTTCGGTCGACTCCCTCCTTATCAGGGATGAGCAAGCTGGAAGCTTTCTTCAACATCCACCGCCTGGTCTCCAGGAAAAATTGAGGCCTACTCCTCTTCAAAGTGACGAAACAAAGGGCTTCGAAGAGATTGATGAAGCCATAGCATCCGCACCAGCAATTCGAATCTCCCCAGGCGATATCCTGGGAGACCGATTCCTTGTCATTCGCTTTATTGCAAAAGGTGGAATGGGGGAGGTCTACGAAGTCGAGGACCTCCACCTGCAAGGTGTTCGTCTCGCTTTGAAGACGGTGCTCCCACAAGTCGCGGGCAAGCCTTCTATGCAAAGGCGCTTCGAGCGGGAGGTCCTGCTCGCCCGCGAAGTCATCCATCCGAATCTTTGTCCTATCTACGACATCTTTCACGTCCAGTTGCGAAAAGGCCAGCTCAACTTCCTGACGATGAAGCTCCTGTCCGGCGAAACCCTGGCCTCCAGAATAAGCAGACAGGGACGAATCGACCTGCCCGAAGCCACTTCGATCATCAAGCAGGTGGCGACAGCCTTGGCTGCCATCCACGATGCCGGAATCCTTCACCGCGACATCAAAGCCTCCAACATTATGTTGGACGGCTCCGGCGAACAGGTCCGTGTCTGCGTCATGGACTTCGGCCTGGCCCATGCCAATCTAGCCGAAGACTATACCCAGACCTCCTTTGGCGTGGCTGGAACACCGGCCTATATGGCTCCGGAGCTTTTCCGCGGAGAGCCCCCATCGAAGACGACTGACGTCTATGCCTTCGGCGTCGTTGCCTACGAAATGTTAGTTGGCACATTGCCGCCCATCAACGTAGGGAAGGGACTGCAACCTGCACAGAACAGTGCATTCGAGACACTCCCGCCAGAGTGGCAACAGCTTATTCGAGGCTGCCTCGAACCTGATATTTCGTCTCGCTATCAGACGATTCCGGATGCTCTGACCGCCCTCGATTCCTCCTCTCCGAAGGTCACGACAAAACGCTCCATTACGCGCCGACACATGATTGAGATGGGGACCGGTGCGTCCCTCGCCGCCGCTGGAGGCATCTGGTTCGAGTGGCCAAAGATCGACCTGTGGATACATCCGCTCCCGGAGAAGCGCTTCGTTGCCCTCATGGCGTGGCCAACCGCCAGCAGCGAATCGGAGCCCATCGTCTCTACTGTCCTCGGCTCTATCCGTAGCCGCCTCGCCCGCGCCGAGGCCTACGTCAAAAACCTCCTGATCATCACCTCCAACGATCTCCCGAGTCCCACCGGTTTGCCGACTACGCCGGCCGAATCCGTAAACGCCCTGGGTGCCAACCTCGTGCTGGCAGCCTCACTTCAAGCCACTGCAACCAAAGTCACACTCCTCCTTCAGGTGTTGGATGCCGCAACTCAACACCTCCTTCGCAGACAGCACGTCTCATCCAGCCGCGCGCAGTTGAGTACCCTCCCCGAAAAAGGATCGGCAGCAGCAGCCAGACTCCTTGATCTGTCTGAACAGGAAAAATCGCCCAAAGACGCAGATGAGCTACGGAACGTCTCCGCGGATGTTTTTTCCTCGTTTAGTCAGGCCGAGCAATTTGCCAATCAGCCCAACAATACCGGCGTCGACGCGGCGATTCTCAAATACAGCGAATGCCTCGAAAAGGATCCGAACTTCCGCCTGGGCTACGCCAAACTGGCCATCGCGTATATCCGCAAATACTACATCGTGCATGATTCGGCTCTCCTTACTCTCGCACGTCAGAACGCAGAAAAGGCCGGCGATTCAGCCAAAGGACTCTTCAGCCGCGGACTCGTCTATCTCTACTCTGACGACACCAACCAGGCGATGGATTACTTCGTCAAGGCTCTCAAAGCCGATCCCGGCAATCCCGAGATCATGCTCTACAGGGCGCACGCATTGCGCGACCTGAACCACTTGCCCGAGGCGGAACAAACCTATCGGGAGATTCTCAAAGAGCGCCCCAACTACTGGTTCGCCAATAACGATCTAGGCTTGATGCTCTTCCGGCAGGCAAAGTATCAACAGGCAGCCGATGCCTTCGATGCAGCAGCCATGTCCGCCCCCGATGTGGCGCTGCCAATGGCCAACCTCGGCAATATGTACATTGCGATGGGCAAGCGTAACGAAGCCAAGGAGGCTGCGGAAGAAAGCATCCGGCGCAGTAACAACTACACCGCTCGTCTTGTTCTCGGCGACATTGCCTTCGGCGACGGCGACTACAAAGGCGCTCTCAACAACTACAACCAAGCCGCACAGCTTCGCCCTAAAAATCACCTTATTTGGCGAAATATCGGGGACTGTTACACGATGCTGGGCCAGCCGGCTCAGGTACGGGAGAACTACACAAAGGCCGCAAATTCGATGGCGCAGGTACTCAAGAACAATCCTCACAGCGGTCCAGGCTGGATGACTCTCGCGTTCTATCACGCCAAAATAGGCGACGCCGCGGGAGCCGCAACAGACATGGCGAACGCGGAAAGCCGGGGCGCAATCGATGTCGAATCCCAATTCATGAAAGTGCAGACGCTCGCTGTGCTCGGCAAAAAAGAGGATGCAACCAAACTACTTCTCACCTGTATGGATCGAGGCCTGTCTCCCGCCGAAGTGAACCTGGCTGTCGACCTCAAAGACATTCGTAAGGACCCAAGGTATATCTCCCAGGTAACAAAAAAACAATCCCCATCCGGCCCTGCAACTTCTTAG
- the ribD gene encoding bifunctional diaminohydroxyphosphoribosylaminopyrimidine deaminase/5-amino-6-(5-phosphoribosylamino)uracil reductase RibD has product MATASQDEVFMQRALKLAAEAVALASPNPQVGCVITQSPPDGGNAKIIGEGAHFYDHYDHAEIVALKQAAEHHHSTKGATAYVTLEPCSHHGRTGPCADALIAADIARCVIATTDPNPLVSGQGIAKLRAANIEVTLGTLQQQARDLNEAFAHFIRTRSPFVTLKAALSVDGKLAPPPASRYPNQPYWLTGPAARYEVQLLRHASDAILTGIGTVLADDPQLTDRSGVFGPNMLPRRRPLLRVILDTHLRIPLTSQLIRSANNDLLILCGELAPTAKAASLGSLGVEVDHIPDYAGRLSLPAVLATLAERNILSLLLECGSHLNGAFLRQNLVDKAVLFYSDTELGDQAIPFAQGIPSPYLFAQSLRRVTRTTFGSPEKPDACITGYLHNPWPQVDGEPPC; this is encoded by the coding sequence ATGGCTACCGCCTCACAAGACGAAGTCTTCATGCAGCGAGCACTCAAGCTCGCCGCCGAGGCTGTAGCCCTCGCCTCGCCCAATCCTCAGGTAGGCTGCGTCATCACACAATCGCCGCCAGACGGGGGAAACGCCAAGATCATCGGCGAAGGCGCACACTTCTATGACCACTACGACCACGCCGAGATCGTAGCCCTCAAGCAAGCCGCCGAACACCACCACTCGACAAAGGGAGCGACCGCCTACGTCACCCTCGAGCCCTGCAGCCACCATGGCCGCACCGGTCCCTGCGCCGACGCCCTCATCGCCGCCGACATCGCCCGCTGCGTCATCGCCACCACCGACCCCAACCCGCTCGTAAGCGGCCAGGGAATCGCCAAGCTCCGCGCGGCCAACATCGAAGTCACCCTGGGCACCCTCCAGCAGCAAGCCCGCGACCTCAACGAAGCCTTCGCCCACTTCATCCGTACCCGCAGCCCCTTCGTCACCCTCAAAGCCGCCCTCTCCGTCGACGGCAAACTAGCCCCACCCCCAGCCAGCCGCTACCCCAATCAGCCCTACTGGCTCACCGGCCCCGCCGCCCGCTACGAGGTCCAACTCCTACGCCACGCCTCCGACGCCATCCTCACTGGCATCGGCACCGTCCTCGCAGACGACCCCCAGCTCACCGACCGCAGCGGTGTCTTCGGCCCCAACATGCTTCCCCGCCGCCGCCCCCTCCTTCGCGTCATCCTCGACACCCACCTACGCATCCCCCTCACCTCGCAGCTCATCCGCTCTGCAAACAACGATCTCCTCATCCTCTGCGGCGAACTCGCCCCAACTGCAAAAGCCGCCTCCCTTGGCTCCCTCGGCGTCGAAGTTGACCACATCCCGGACTACGCCGGACGCCTCAGCCTCCCCGCCGTCCTCGCCACGCTAGCCGAGCGCAACATCCTCAGCCTCCTGCTCGAGTGCGGCTCCCACCTCAACGGAGCCTTCCTCCGCCAGAACCTCGTCGACAAGGCCGTTCTCTTCTACTCCGACACCGAACTAGGCGATCAAGCCATCCCCTTCGCCCAAGGCATCCCCTCCCCCTACCTCTTCGCACAATCCCTACGCCGAGTCACCCGCACCACCTTCGGCTCACCCGAAAAACCTGACGCCTGCATCACCGGCTACCTCCACAACCCATGGCCGCAGGTTGACGGCGAGCCGCCATGTTGA
- a CDS encoding SDR family NAD(P)-dependent oxidoreductase, with protein sequence MGKLTGKVAVVTGASKGIGAAIARELAKEGAAVVINYASSSKGAEDTVTQITSSGGKAIAVQADVAKATDIERLFAETKKAFGQLDILVNNAGVFKFGTLDQVTEEEFHRHFNTNVLGLLLVSREAAKLFGEQGGSIINIGSTVSSYTPPGSAIYTATKAAVDAITGVLAKELAPRKIRVNSVNPGLTETEGTHTVGMIGGDMQKKREAETPLGRIGQPSDIAPIVAFFASNDSYWLTGEIVNASGGFR encoded by the coding sequence TTGGGCAAGCTAACAGGTAAAGTCGCTGTCGTCACAGGAGCCTCAAAGGGAATCGGAGCAGCCATTGCGCGCGAACTCGCCAAAGAAGGAGCTGCTGTCGTCATCAATTACGCGTCCAGTAGCAAAGGTGCGGAAGACACCGTAACTCAAATCACCTCCAGCGGAGGTAAAGCGATAGCCGTTCAGGCGGATGTAGCTAAGGCCACTGACATCGAGCGTCTCTTCGCTGAGACGAAGAAGGCCTTCGGCCAGCTCGACATCCTCGTCAACAACGCAGGTGTCTTTAAATTCGGCACGCTCGATCAAGTCACTGAAGAGGAGTTCCACCGCCACTTCAATACCAACGTTCTTGGCCTTCTTCTCGTCAGCCGCGAAGCAGCAAAACTCTTCGGCGAGCAAGGCGGAAGCATCATCAATATCGGCTCGACCGTATCGTCCTACACCCCTCCCGGCAGCGCCATTTACACGGCCACCAAAGCCGCAGTCGACGCCATTACCGGCGTACTGGCCAAGGAGCTCGCACCTAGAAAGATTCGCGTCAACTCCGTCAACCCTGGCCTCACCGAAACCGAAGGTACCCATACAGTGGGAATGATAGGCGGAGATATGCAGAAAAAGCGCGAAGCCGAGACGCCCCTCGGTCGTATCGGCCAACCCAGTGACATTGCACCCATTGTCGCTTTCTTCGCCTCGAACGACTCTTACTGGCTCACCGGCGAAATCGTCAATGCCTCCGGCGGCTTCCGCTAA
- a CDS encoding alpha/beta fold hydrolase: MRLASITLLLSFALAAPAQTMSSGQPSAPAQKWPTKDNVYVIKNFKFGTGESLPELTLHYLTLGSPHRNAAGHVDNAILLLHGTGGDRHTLMNPVFSNVLFGPGQPFDITKYFLILPDDIGQGDSSKPSDGLHMKFPQYDYDDMVRSQYIMLTEGMHVDHLRLILGTSMGCMQSWVWGETYPTFMDGLAPFACYPVELAGRNRMTRYIAITSIENDPAWKGGDYTTQPAEGLRGAAAMLLVMGSAPLQMQKNYPTRAQAEKYVDDYMTRAIAHTDANNLIYYVNASRNYNPEPKLSTIVAPALWINSADDFINPPELGEKIINDRVLPKMPKTKFILIPISDATRGHGTHTVATIWKQYLIDFMAETEPK, translated from the coding sequence ATGCGTCTCGCCTCAATCACCCTTCTGCTTTCGTTCGCCCTCGCCGCCCCCGCCCAAACTATGTCCTCCGGTCAGCCCTCGGCCCCTGCCCAAAAGTGGCCCACCAAAGACAACGTCTACGTCATCAAGAATTTCAAGTTCGGCACCGGCGAATCCCTCCCCGAGCTCACCCTCCACTACCTCACGCTCGGCTCCCCGCACCGCAACGCAGCCGGACACGTCGATAACGCCATCCTTCTCCTCCACGGCACCGGCGGCGACCGCCACACCCTGATGAACCCCGTCTTCTCCAACGTTCTCTTCGGTCCCGGCCAGCCCTTCGACATCACCAAATACTTCCTCATCCTCCCCGACGACATCGGCCAGGGCGACTCCTCCAAGCCCTCCGACGGCCTCCACATGAAGTTCCCCCAGTACGACTACGACGACATGGTCCGCTCGCAATACATCATGCTCACCGAGGGCATGCACGTCGACCACCTCCGTCTCATTCTCGGCACCTCCATGGGCTGCATGCAATCCTGGGTCTGGGGCGAAACCTACCCCACCTTCATGGACGGCCTCGCCCCCTTCGCCTGCTACCCAGTCGAACTCGCCGGGCGTAACCGCATGACCCGCTACATCGCCATCACGAGCATCGAGAACGACCCCGCCTGGAAGGGTGGCGACTACACCACCCAGCCCGCTGAAGGCCTCCGCGGAGCCGCAGCCATGCTCCTCGTCATGGGCTCCGCCCCCCTCCAGATGCAGAAGAATTACCCCACCCGCGCTCAGGCTGAAAAGTACGTCGACGACTACATGACCCGCGCCATCGCCCACACCGACGCTAACAACCTCATCTACTACGTCAACGCCTCGCGCAACTACAACCCCGAGCCCAAACTCTCCACCATCGTCGCCCCCGCCCTCTGGATCAACTCAGCTGACGACTTCATCAACCCACCCGAGCTAGGCGAAAAGATCATCAACGACCGCGTCCTCCCCAAGATGCCCAAGACAAAATTCATCCTCATCCCCATCTCCGACGCCACCCGAGGCCACGGCACCCACACGGTCGCCACCATCTGGAAGCAATACCTCATCGACTTCATGGCCGAAACCGAACCCAAATAA
- the rho gene encoding transcription termination factor Rho — MTISELKEHNIAELGKLARGLDIAGTSGLRKQDLIFKILQAQSEKEGHIFAEGVLEILPDGYGFLRSPDYNYLPGPDDIYVSPSQIRKFDLKTGDTISGNVRPPHEGEKYFALVKIEAINFESPEETRNKILFDNLTPLYAQERVKMETVREHISGRVMDLLTPVGKGQRGLIVAPPRTGKTMLLQSIANSITSNHPEIVLIVLLIDERPEEVTDMQRSVKGEVISSTFDEPAARHVQVAEMVIEKAKRLVEHKRDVVILLDSITRLARAYNTIVPPSGKVLSGGVDSNALQRPKRFFGAARNIEEGGSLTIIATALVDTGSRMDEVIFEEFKGTGNMEVILDRKLVDKRVFPAIDIQRSGTRKEELLIPKEDLQRIWILRKVLNPLSPVEAMELLTDKLAKTRNNSEFLHNMSSI; from the coding sequence ATGACGATTTCTGAACTCAAAGAACACAATATTGCGGAGTTGGGCAAGCTCGCGCGTGGACTTGATATTGCCGGTACCAGCGGTCTGCGGAAGCAGGACCTGATCTTCAAGATTCTGCAGGCGCAGAGTGAGAAGGAAGGGCACATCTTCGCAGAAGGCGTGCTGGAGATCCTGCCGGACGGCTACGGCTTCCTGCGGTCGCCTGACTACAATTACCTGCCCGGTCCTGACGACATCTATGTCTCGCCTTCACAGATTCGCAAGTTCGATCTGAAGACGGGCGACACGATCAGCGGCAATGTGCGTCCGCCGCATGAGGGCGAGAAGTACTTCGCGCTAGTGAAGATCGAGGCGATTAACTTTGAGTCGCCGGAAGAGACGCGCAACAAGATTCTGTTCGACAACCTGACGCCGCTGTATGCGCAGGAGCGCGTGAAGATGGAGACCGTGCGTGAGCACATCTCAGGCCGCGTGATGGACCTGCTGACTCCGGTGGGCAAGGGGCAGCGTGGGTTGATTGTGGCTCCTCCGCGTACCGGTAAGACGATGCTGCTGCAGTCGATTGCGAACAGCATTACGTCGAATCATCCCGAGATCGTGCTGATCGTTTTGCTGATCGACGAGCGTCCGGAAGAAGTGACGGATATGCAGCGGTCGGTGAAGGGCGAGGTTATTTCGTCCACGTTCGATGAGCCGGCGGCGCGTCACGTACAGGTTGCCGAGATGGTGATCGAGAAGGCGAAGCGGCTGGTCGAGCATAAGCGCGATGTCGTGATTCTGCTGGACTCGATTACGCGTCTGGCGCGTGCTTACAACACGATCGTTCCTCCTTCGGGCAAGGTGCTCTCAGGCGGTGTGGATTCGAATGCGCTGCAGCGGCCGAAGCGATTCTTCGGTGCGGCCCGTAATATCGAAGAGGGCGGTTCGCTCACGATTATTGCTACCGCCCTTGTTGATACCGGTTCGCGTATGGACGAAGTTATCTTCGAAGAGTTCAAGGGTACGGGCAACATGGAAGTGATCCTGGACCGCAAGCTTGTCGATAAGCGTGTGTTCCCGGCGATCGACATTCAGCGCTCCGGTACGCGTAAGGAAGAGTTGCTGATTCCGAAGGAAGACCTTCAGCGGATCTGGATTCTGCGTAAGGTGCTGAATCCGCTTTCGCCGGTTGAAGCCATGGAGTTGCTGACGGATAAGCTGGCGAAGACCAGGAACAACTCGGAGTTCCTGCATAATATGAGCTCGATCTAA
- the ftsY gene encoding signal recognition particle-docking protein FtsY has protein sequence MVFSSLFGKRDKPEPAESESLTPESTPKLGLFDRMKQAVTRTRETFSESISSVIALTREVDEASLTSLEPLLLAADIGSATTAIIMENLRQRALRTGIQSGAELKQLLKQELKQILDGVAHPIQHPSTPPEVILMVGVNGTGKTTTTGKLAALFRSQNKTVLLCAADTFRAAAIEQLEVWAQRSDVPIIKTKQGGDPSAALYDACIAAKARNTDILIADTAGRLHTKSDLMKELDKMRRTAEKLVPGAPHQTFLVMDATTGQNGLQQARLFTEAARVTGIVLTKLDGTAKGGIVLAIATELKLPVIYAGVGEKIEDLIPFDSTTFIDSLLE, from the coding sequence ATGGTCTTTTCTTCTCTCTTCGGAAAACGCGACAAACCCGAACCAGCCGAGTCCGAATCTCTCACCCCGGAGTCCACGCCGAAGCTCGGCCTCTTCGACCGCATGAAGCAGGCGGTCACCCGCACCCGCGAGACCTTCTCCGAGTCGATCAGCTCCGTCATCGCGCTCACCCGCGAGGTCGACGAAGCCTCCCTCACCAGCCTGGAGCCGCTCCTCCTCGCCGCCGATATCGGCAGCGCCACCACCGCCATCATCATGGAGAACCTCCGCCAGCGCGCCCTCCGTACCGGCATCCAAAGCGGAGCCGAACTCAAGCAGCTTCTCAAGCAGGAGCTCAAGCAGATCCTCGACGGCGTAGCCCATCCCATTCAACACCCCTCCACTCCGCCCGAAGTCATCCTGATGGTAGGCGTCAACGGCACCGGCAAGACCACCACCACCGGTAAGCTAGCCGCTCTCTTCCGCTCTCAAAACAAGACCGTCCTCCTCTGCGCCGCCGACACCTTCCGTGCCGCCGCCATCGAGCAGCTCGAAGTCTGGGCCCAGCGCTCCGACGTCCCCATCATCAAAACCAAGCAGGGCGGAGACCCTTCAGCCGCACTCTACGACGCCTGCATCGCCGCCAAGGCTCGCAACACCGACATCCTCATCGCCGACACCGCTGGCCGCCTCCACACCAAGTCCGACCTCATGAAAGAGCTCGACAAGATGCGCCGCACCGCCGAAAAGCTCGTCCCGGGCGCCCCGCATCAAACCTTCCTCGTCATGGACGCTACCACTGGCCAAAACGGCCTCCAGCAGGCCCGCCTCTTCACCGAAGCCGCCCGCGTCACCGGCATCGTCCTCACCAAACTCGACGGCACCGCCAAGGGAGGCATTGTCCTCGCCATCGCCACCGAACTCAAACTCCCCGTCATCTACGCCGGGGTAGGCGAAAAGATCGAAGACCTTATCCCCTTTGACAGCACAACCTTTATCGACTCTCTCCTCGAATAA
- a CDS encoding riboflavin synthase has product MFTGLIETTGTLLCLTPTAGTTRITIAASPELVSRLHTGDSVAVSGVCLTALDIEPNAFPPRFSADLAAETIARTTLSHLRPESIVNLELPTPAGSPLGGHVVQGHVDGTATLLALDPLHPDQPDTTDYRLRLTIPPTLTPYVVEKGSITIEGISLTVAAIYDNEVTIAIIPHTYASTSLRTLTSGDPLNIEVDVLSKYAERQQKQTAESFTLTEQYLMANGY; this is encoded by the coding sequence ATGTTCACTGGCCTTATCGAAACCACAGGAACCCTCCTCTGCCTCACCCCTACCGCGGGCACAACGCGCATCACCATCGCCGCTTCGCCGGAACTCGTCAGCCGCCTCCACACCGGCGATAGCGTAGCCGTCAGCGGAGTCTGCCTCACCGCTCTCGACATCGAGCCCAATGCCTTCCCCCCACGCTTCTCCGCCGACCTCGCCGCCGAGACCATCGCCCGCACCACCCTCTCGCACCTTCGCCCCGAATCCATCGTCAACCTCGAACTCCCCACCCCCGCCGGCTCCCCCCTCGGCGGCCACGTAGTCCAGGGCCACGTCGACGGCACTGCTACCCTCCTCGCCCTCGACCCCCTCCACCCCGACCAGCCCGACACCACCGACTACCGTCTCCGCCTCACCATCCCACCCACCCTCACCCCCTACGTCGTCGAAAAAGGCTCCATCACCATCGAAGGCATCAGCCTCACCGTAGCCGCCATCTACGACAACGAGGTCACCATCGCCATCATCCCCCACACCTACGCCTCCACCAGCCTCCGCACCCTTACCTCCGGCGACCCCTTAAACATCGAAGTAGACGTCCTCAGCAAATATGCCGAACGCCAGCAAAAACAAACCGCCGAAAGCTTTACCCTGACCGAGCAATACCTCATGGCCAACGGCTACTAG